One part of the Nematostella vectensis chromosome 8, jaNemVect1.1, whole genome shotgun sequence genome encodes these proteins:
- the LOC5505713 gene encoding high affinity copper uptake protein 1 yields the protein MMHHSMPMNATMAPSLGMDHGSMAHMGGMKMAFFFSKKTVILFEGWSVDTVGGMIGSCIAVFILAVLYEGLKVSREMLKRRYGYVMNVDMDTKVYGSNQNQTVTVTETRGHIPRSKICNLHHFIQSLLHIVQVTLSYFLMLIFMTYNGWLCIAVALGAGFGYFLFGWKLSKIVDINEHCH from the exons ATGATGCATCATAGTATGCCGATGAATGCGACAATGGCTCCCTCTTTGGGGATGGACCACGGCAGTATGGCACATATGGGGGGGATGAAG ATGGCATTCTTCTTCAGTAAAAAGACTGTTATCTTGTTTGAGGGTTGGTCTGTTGACACAGTTGGAG GCATGATTGGCTCTTGTATTGCTGTGTTCATTCTTGCTGTACTGTATGAGGGTCTAAAAGTGAGCCGTGAGATGCTGAAGAGGAGATATGGCTATGTGATGAACGTGGATATGGATACAAAAGTTTATGGATCAAATCAGAACCAGACAGTCACAGTGACAGAGACAAGAGGACACATTCCAAG ATCCAAGATTTGTAATTTACATCATTTTATCCAATCACTACTACACATCGTCCAAGTCACCCTGAGTTACTTTCTGATGCTTATCTTCATGACGTATAATGGTTGGCTGTGCATAGCAGTTGCGCTGGGTGCTGGCTTCGGGTACTTTCTCTTTGGATGGAAACTTTCCAAGATTGTGGACATTAATGAACACTGCCATTAG
- the LOC5505711 gene encoding 4-trimethylaminobutyraldehyde dehydrogenase, whose protein sequence is MISLGAIRPILNISLRPIASVFLRSNRQLSSDACTPCQNLNFVDGHRCNPITEEISGQMFITDPSTGHISCEVKGSGKTEVKRAVLSARKAFKTWSVLSGSERGRILGDASRLVRKRREDIAKVEVHDNGKPFHEALWDVDNVADVLEYYAGVAPTLSGQHVQLPNGSFAYTRREPLGVVGGIGAWNYPIQTACWKIAPAIACGNTIVYKPSPLTPMNAVALADILTEAGVPPGVVNIIQGGGETGEMLSKDPNVAKVSFTGSVPTGQKIMASCADGIKHVTLELGGKSPLIIFKDADMANAVSGALMANFLSQGQVCSNGTRVFVEDSIKDEFLEKVVERTKNIRVGDPMAPDTQMGAMISSAHLNKVLDYVQIGKDEGAKVLCGGERLHLPEPLTSGYYMSPCVMAECTDDMTVVKEEIFGPVMTVLTFQTEEEAVTRANNTTFGLAGGIFTRDLNRAHRVIGSLQAGTCWINSFNITPVEVPFGGYKMSGFGREGGTAAVEHYTQLKTVYVEMGDVEAPF, encoded by the exons ATGATATCCCTCGGGGCCATACGGCCAATCTTGAATATATCATTGCGCCCTATTGCTTCTGTTTTTCTCCGTTCTAATCGACAGTTGAGTTCGGATGCTTGTACGCCTTGCCAAAATCTAAACTTCGTGGATGGACATCGGTGCAACCCCATCACCGAGGAAATATCTGGGCAAATGTTTATAACCGACCCCTCCACGGGACACATAAGCTGTGAAGTGAAAGGATCGGGCAAGACAGAGGTCAAACGTGCAGTGCTTTCTGCGCGAAAGGCGTTCAAAACCTGGTCAGTCTTGTCCGGTAGTGAACGGGGCAGGATTCTCGGAGATGCTTCTAGACTTGTCCGAAAACGCAGGGAAGATATTGCAAAGGTCGAGGTGCATGATAATG GCAAACCATTCCACGAAGCTCTTTGGGATGTGGATAATGTTGCAGACGTCCTGGAGTATTATGCTGGGGTGGCACCCACCCTCAGTGGCCAGCATGTGCAATTGCCAAATGGATCATTTGCATACACTAGGAGAGAGCCTCTTGGTGTAGTGGGTG GCATTGGAGCATGGAATTATCCCATTCAGACTGCCTGCTGGAAGATTGCACCAGCTATTGCTTGCGGCAACACAATAGTATACAAGCCTTCTCCTCTTACCCCTATGAATGCTGTAGCATTAGCTGATATACTGACAGAAGCAGGAGTACCCCCCGGGGTGGTAAACATAatccaagggggaggggagactGGGGAAATGTTGTCAAAAGATCCGAATGTGGCAAAAGTATCCTTCACCGGATCGGTTCCTACGGGACAGAAG ATCATGGCCTCCTGTGCAGACGGCATCAAGCATGTGACACTAGAACTTGGAGGCAAATCTCCCCTCATTATTTTCAAAGATGCAGACATGGCCAATGCTGTTAGTGGAGCCCTGATGGCAAACTTCCTTTCACAGGGACAG GTCTGTTCCAATGGTACTAGAGTCTTTGTGGAAGACAGCATCAAGGACGAATTCCTTGAGAAAGTAGTGGAGCGAACCAAAAACATCCGTGTTGGGGACCCCATGGCCCCCGACACTCAGATGGGAGCGATGATTTCAAGTGCTCATTTGAACAAGGTGCTGGACTATGTGCAGATTGGAAAGGACGAG GGAGCTAAAGTGTTGTGTGGAGGTGAGCGTCTCCATCTCCCCGAGCCATTGACCAGTGGGTATTACATGTCTCCGTGCGTGATGGCCGAGTGCACGGATGACATGACTGTGGTTAAAGAAGAGATCTTCGGGCCAGTCATGACTGTGCTGACATTTCAGACGGAGGAAGAGGCGGTGACGCGAGCTAACAATACCACGTTTGGACTGGCAGGAGGGATATTCACACG AGATCTAAACCGTGCTCACCGCGTTATTGGTAGCCTACAAGCTGGCACATGCTGGATCAATAGCTTCAACATTACACCAGTCGAGGTACCCTTTGGCGGTTACAAAATGTCGGGTTTTGGGAGAGAGGGTGGAACGGCGGCGGTGGAACACTATACACAACTCAAGACGGTCTACGTGGAGATGGGCGACGTGGAAGCACCATTTTAG